From the Phycisphaeraceae bacterium genome, one window contains:
- a CDS encoding VanZ family protein, producing the protein MSAPLHPAGPRSPIERTLDRWSRPLLVIYWPILFLATHWPGLTLPSATPVVQTDKLVHVAVFGLLAWLALRAQLLTRLLGRHVGDLVTLTIVLIYALLDEYTQQFVNRYSGIEDAVTNVIGVLTAYLACRPKHTIPRRDRLAITARWLVILLTPGLLLLFMRPEANPWLIRLASTVGLGTHGADKPGHLYVAALWTFLLATAMPAGLRRPRWSVLITVFVIAASAPLIEMAQRDTGRGFETADVYWHQVGLLAALVAWVLIAGAQPLLTALNIGTRTHAR; encoded by the coding sequence ATGAGCGCCCCCCTTCACCCCGCTGGCCCTCGTTCCCCGATCGAACGAACCCTCGACCGCTGGTCGCGCCCGCTGCTGGTCATCTACTGGCCCATACTCTTCCTGGCGACCCACTGGCCCGGCCTCACACTACCCTCCGCCACGCCCGTCGTTCAGACCGACAAGCTGGTCCACGTCGCGGTCTTCGGCCTCCTCGCATGGCTGGCCCTCAGAGCCCAACTCCTCACCCGTCTCCTGGGCCGCCACGTCGGCGACCTGGTCACCCTCACCATCGTCCTTATCTATGCCCTGCTCGATGAGTACACCCAGCAGTTCGTCAACCGCTACTCCGGTATCGAAGACGCCGTGACCAACGTCATAGGCGTCCTTACCGCCTACCTCGCCTGCCGACCCAAGCACACCATCCCGCGGCGCGATCGACTCGCTATCACCGCCCGCTGGCTGGTCATCCTCCTCACCCCCGGCCTCCTGCTGCTGTTCATGCGCCCCGAAGCCAATCCATGGCTGATCCGGCTCGCTTCTACCGTGGGCCTTGGCACCCATGGTGCTGACAAACCCGGTCATCTCTACGTCGCCGCCCTCTGGACCTTCCTCCTCGCCACCGCCATGCCCGCCGGGCTCAGGCGACCGCGTTGGTCGGTCCTCATCACCGTCTTTGTTATCGCCGCCTCGGCCCCGCTCATCGAGATGGCCCAGCGGGATACTGGTCGTGGCTTTGAAACCGCTGATGTCTACTGGCATCAGGTCGGCCTCCTCGCCGCGCTCGTCGCCTGGGTCCTCATCGCTGGAGCCCAGCCCCTTCTGACCGCTTTGAACATCGGGACCCGCACCCATGCCCGCTGA
- the murJ gene encoding murein biosynthesis integral membrane protein MurJ, giving the protein MPADSAPPSSAEASAKSAGDQVGGATLTVSGLTLVSRVTGLVRDAVLAATLGLSAWADIFFLAFLIPNLFRRLFGEGALTSAFIPAYTRIATADPPRASRFASAVLLITTLITITLMILALALIGLLLTSDDLSQRATETLRLTAWMLPYMPLICLVALLGGLLQTAGRFAPAAAAPVLLNLCMIAAALYAASISDESRDIAYALAFAVLIAGILQLTWMIATASRRNLLTAARHGTAPDVRAMAWRMLPMTAGLAVFQINALFDSLIAFLLSPPAIDMTLQQITYTTVSWLPGEPAYPIESGSVAAIQWAQRLYQFPLGVFGIAVATATFPALARAASHRSDFRGVLRRGLALALFLTLPASIGLALVARPIVELIYQRGAFDADATARVAQLLMAYGVAVWAYSLTHVLTRACYALDRPSAPLKIMAWTVPLNLALNLTLIWPLGATGLAWSTAIASIAQVLGLLMLLRHHLDPRLLSDLTRTIFATVVMTATILAAGQLVSDAAHPGVHVLVAITVGMCSYALCAWPLGQLHLLGLRSRS; this is encoded by the coding sequence ATGCCCGCTGACTCCGCGCCCCCATCCTCTGCCGAAGCAAGCGCCAAGAGCGCAGGCGATCAGGTGGGGGGGGCCACCCTGACCGTGAGCGGGCTCACGCTCGTCTCCCGGGTCACCGGACTCGTCCGCGATGCCGTCCTCGCCGCCACCCTCGGCCTCTCGGCGTGGGCCGACATCTTCTTCCTCGCCTTCCTCATCCCCAACCTCTTCCGACGACTCTTTGGCGAGGGTGCCCTCACCTCCGCCTTCATCCCCGCCTACACCCGCATCGCCACCGCTGACCCGCCCCGCGCCTCGCGCTTCGCCTCCGCGGTCCTGCTCATCACCACCCTCATCACCATCACCCTGATGATCCTCGCCCTCGCGCTCATCGGGCTGTTGCTGACCAGCGACGACCTATCCCAACGCGCCACCGAAACCCTCCGGCTTACCGCCTGGATGCTCCCGTACATGCCGCTGATCTGCCTGGTCGCGCTCCTGGGCGGACTCCTCCAGACCGCAGGCCGCTTCGCACCCGCCGCCGCAGCGCCGGTGCTGCTCAACCTCTGCATGATCGCCGCCGCGCTCTACGCAGCCTCGATCTCCGATGAGTCCCGCGACATCGCCTACGCCCTCGCCTTCGCTGTGCTCATCGCCGGAATCCTCCAACTCACCTGGATGATCGCCACCGCCTCACGCCGCAACCTCCTCACCGCCGCACGCCACGGCACCGCACCCGATGTCCGCGCCATGGCCTGGCGGATGCTCCCCATGACCGCTGGCCTCGCCGTCTTCCAGATCAACGCCCTCTTCGACAGCCTCATCGCTTTCCTGCTCTCACCGCCCGCGATCGACATGACCCTCCAGCAGATCACCTATACCACCGTGTCCTGGCTCCCCGGCGAACCGGCTTATCCCATCGAATCCGGCTCCGTCGCCGCCATCCAGTGGGCCCAGCGCCTCTATCAGTTTCCTCTTGGCGTCTTCGGTATCGCCGTCGCCACCGCCACCTTCCCCGCCCTCGCTCGTGCCGCTTCCCATCGGTCTGACTTCCGGGGTGTGCTCCGCCGCGGTCTCGCCCTGGCCCTTTTCCTTACCCTCCCGGCGAGCATCGGCCTGGCTCTGGTCGCTCGTCCCATCGTCGAACTGATCTACCAACGCGGCGCCTTCGACGCCGACGCCACCGCCCGCGTCGCCCAGCTCCTCATGGCCTATGGCGTCGCCGTCTGGGCCTACTCCCTCACCCATGTGCTCACTCGCGCCTGCTACGCACTCGACCGACCGTCCGCCCCGCTGAAGATCATGGCGTGGACGGTCCCGCTGAACCTCGCCCTCAACCTCACTTTGATCTGGCCTCTCGGTGCCACCGGCCTCGCCTGGTCCACCGCGATCGCCTCCATCGCTCAAGTCCTCGGCCTGCTCATGCTCCTTCGCCACCACCTCGACCCCCGACTTCTCTCCGACCTTACCCGCACCATCTTCGCCACCGTCGTGATGACCGCCACCATCCTCGCCGCCGGTCAACTCGTTTCGGATGCAGCCCACCCCGGCGTCCATGTGCTCGTCGCCATCACCGTCGGCATGTGCAGCTACGCCCTCTGCGCCTGGCCCCTTGGCCAGCTCCACCTGCTTGGTCTCCGCTCCCGGTCTTGA
- a CDS encoding ATP-dependent Clp protease proteolytic subunit: MSLIPMVIEKTGRGERAYDIYSRLLKDRIVFLPGPVTDESANLIIAQLLFLSNEDAKSDIHFYINSPGGSVSAGLGVYDTMQFIRPDVATYCIGVAASMGAVLMMAGTAGKRYMLPNSRSLVHQPLMGGVMQGQATDLSIHAKEMLRTRERLYKVMSHHTGKDYEQIAKDCERDFWLDAEESVKYGVADSILTHLPEGVAGAGEGGKGGGE, translated from the coding sequence ATGAGTTTGATTCCGATGGTGATCGAGAAGACGGGGCGGGGCGAGCGGGCGTATGACATCTATTCGCGTCTGCTCAAGGACCGGATTGTGTTTTTGCCGGGTCCGGTCACCGACGAGTCGGCGAACCTGATCATCGCTCAGTTACTGTTTTTATCCAACGAGGACGCGAAGTCGGACATTCACTTCTACATCAACTCGCCGGGCGGGTCGGTGTCGGCGGGTCTGGGTGTGTACGACACGATGCAGTTCATCCGTCCGGACGTGGCGACGTACTGCATCGGCGTCGCGGCGTCGATGGGCGCGGTGTTGATGATGGCGGGGACGGCGGGCAAGCGTTACATGCTGCCGAACAGCCGGTCGCTGGTGCACCAGCCGTTGATGGGCGGGGTGATGCAGGGCCAGGCGACGGACCTGTCGATTCATGCCAAGGAGATGCTGCGGACGCGCGAACGGCTGTACAAGGTGATGAGTCATCACACGGGCAAGGATTACGAGCAGATCGCCAAGGACTGCGAGCGTGATTTCTGGCTCGATGCGGAGGAGTCGGTGAAGTACGGCGTGGCGGACTCGATTCTGACGCACTTGCCTGAGGGTGTTGCTGGTGCCGGCGAGGGGGGCAAGGGCGGGGGTGAATAA
- a CDS encoding ABC transporter permease → MTATGIKAHPQQTTLAPEVGPVSLWLRATLALAWRELTRFSRQRTRIIGALATPVIFWILLGSGLNNVVTVGETAAMPSPLSDPSANGGGGVGYMAYFFMGTVLMIVLFTAIFSMITVIEDRREGFLQGVLVSPAPGSAVAAGKMLGAATIATLQGGLFLIAWPLVYGPIAITWWLAAFAIIAVVALGLAGLGLLLAWPMNSTAGFHALMNVLLMPMWFLSGAVFPLDVAPLWLRILGYINPLTYGHTLLSFTMFEGAPPAPLVPAWLAAILLLASVAAALFFASRAVRGGR, encoded by the coding sequence ATGACCGCCACAGGCATCAAAGCCCACCCCCAACAAACCACCCTCGCCCCCGAGGTCGGACCCGTCTCCCTCTGGCTCCGCGCCACCCTCGCCCTCGCCTGGCGCGAACTCACCCGATTCTCAAGACAGCGAACAAGGATCATCGGCGCCCTCGCCACACCCGTTATCTTCTGGATCCTCCTCGGCTCTGGACTCAACAACGTCGTCACCGTCGGCGAAACCGCCGCGATGCCCAGCCCGTTAAGCGATCCCTCGGCCAATGGTGGGGGGGGGGTGGGCTACATGGCTTACTTCTTTATGGGCACGGTCCTGATGATCGTCCTCTTCACCGCCATCTTCTCGATGATCACCGTCATCGAAGACCGCCGCGAAGGGTTTCTCCAAGGCGTCCTCGTCTCCCCAGCACCCGGCTCCGCCGTCGCCGCTGGCAAAATGCTCGGTGCCGCCACCATCGCCACCCTCCAAGGCGGGCTCTTCCTCATCGCCTGGCCCCTCGTCTACGGCCCCATCGCCATCACCTGGTGGCTGGCCGCCTTCGCCATCATCGCCGTCGTTGCCCTCGGCCTCGCCGGGCTCGGACTCCTGCTCGCCTGGCCCATGAACTCCACCGCCGGCTTCCACGCCCTGATGAACGTCCTGCTCATGCCCATGTGGTTCCTCTCCGGGGCCGTCTTCCCTCTCGACGTCGCACCCCTCTGGCTGCGCATCCTCGGCTACATCAACCCGCTTACCTACGGTCACACCCTCCTGAGCTTCACCATGTTTGAAGGCGCCCCGCCCGCCCCGCTCGTCCCCGCATGGCTCGCAGCCATCCTGTTGCTTGCCTCTGTGGCGGCCGCCCTGTTTTTCGCCTCCCGAGCCGTCCGAGGTGGACGATGA
- a CDS encoding SCO family protein has protein sequence MVRHRIFLALGFTMLTLAGGMIVMGLMTRPASTTTVGTAEPDPAFGSPLEQPAPAFSLINADGEAFDSETLAGQVWVVDFIFTRCQLVCPIMTLRMSQLQERLELLGLKDARMVSISVDPDNDTPEVLAAFADKYSADRARWSFLTGDRTTIWDLVQDGFKLALDEDPGNDMMPITHSSRILVVDRSGTVRATFDGLTEGTVEAIAAYVGALSAE, from the coding sequence ATGGTCCGACACCGCATCTTCCTCGCCCTCGGCTTCACCATGCTCACGCTCGCTGGCGGGATGATCGTCATGGGCCTCATGACACGCCCCGCCTCCACCACCACCGTCGGCACCGCCGAGCCCGACCCCGCCTTCGGCAGCCCCCTCGAACAACCCGCACCCGCCTTCTCGCTCATCAACGCCGACGGCGAAGCCTTCGACTCCGAAACCCTCGCCGGACAAGTCTGGGTCGTTGACTTCATCTTCACCCGATGCCAGCTCGTCTGCCCCATCATGACCCTCCGCATGAGCCAGCTCCAGGAACGCCTTGAACTCCTCGGCCTCAAAGATGCCCGCATGGTCTCCATCTCCGTTGACCCCGACAACGACACCCCCGAGGTCCTCGCCGCCTTCGCCGACAAGTACTCAGCCGACCGCGCCCGCTGGTCCTTCCTCACCGGCGACCGCACCACTATCTGGGACCTCGTCCAGGACGGCTTCAAGCTCGCCCTCGATGAAGATCCCGGCAACGACATGATGCCCATCACCCACTCCTCCAGAATCCTCGTCGTCGATCGCTCCGGCACCGTCCGCGCCACCTTCGACGGCCTGACCGAAGGCACCGTCGAAGCTATCGCCGCCTACGTCGGCGCTCTCAGCGCCGAGTAA
- a CDS encoding sodium:calcium antiporter produces MLAALLPNTWFVDQPQWLLLLFIVIALTVLVRGADWLVEAAAATAYKFGLPRIVVGATIVSLGTTSPEMAVSVLAAWSGNAGLALGNGVGSIIADTGLIFGLGCIVAGTLPANRFLLTRQGWVQFGSGAVLAAICYTLWFNQGDTATFGRIFGVVLVALLAAYLWISVHWARQQSAQAPISDEHHGHEVQPHSTLWLVGFGLLGLAMVILGGEVMVQSASTLALRWGVPEVVIAGTLVAMGTSTPELVVGIMAIRKGHPELLVGNVIGADILNVLFVIGFAALAAPLPLVEATSSWPNVFLQLHIPTMLAMLVLFRIYVAMAARKGHFSGWMGYPLVLMYVAYLVIQYAGSIE; encoded by the coding sequence ATGCTCGCAGCGCTCCTCCCCAATACCTGGTTCGTCGATCAGCCCCAGTGGCTCCTGCTGCTGTTCATCGTCATCGCCCTCACCGTCCTCGTCCGCGGCGCCGACTGGCTCGTCGAAGCCGCCGCCGCCACCGCCTACAAGTTCGGACTCCCCCGCATTGTCGTCGGCGCCACCATCGTCTCCCTCGGCACCACCAGCCCCGAGATGGCCGTCTCCGTTCTCGCCGCATGGTCCGGCAACGCCGGACTCGCCCTGGGCAACGGCGTCGGCTCCATCATCGCCGACACCGGACTCATCTTCGGCCTCGGCTGCATCGTCGCCGGCACCCTCCCCGCCAACCGCTTCCTGCTCACCCGCCAGGGCTGGGTCCAGTTCGGCTCCGGCGCCGTCCTCGCCGCCATCTGCTACACCCTCTGGTTCAACCAGGGCGACACCGCCACCTTCGGCCGCATCTTTGGCGTCGTCCTTGTTGCGCTCCTCGCCGCCTACCTCTGGATCTCCGTGCACTGGGCCCGACAACAATCCGCCCAGGCACCCATCTCCGACGAACACCACGGACACGAAGTCCAGCCTCATTCCACCCTCTGGCTCGTGGGCTTTGGCCTCCTCGGACTCGCCATGGTCATCCTTGGCGGAGAAGTCATGGTCCAGTCCGCCTCCACCCTCGCCCTCCGCTGGGGCGTCCCCGAAGTCGTCATCGCCGGCACCCTCGTCGCCATGGGAACCTCCACCCCCGAACTCGTCGTCGGCATCATGGCCATCCGCAAAGGCCACCCCGAACTGCTCGTCGGCAACGTCATCGGCGCCGACATCCTCAACGTCCTCTTCGTCATCGGCTTCGCCGCCCTCGCCGCACCCCTGCCCCTCGTCGAAGCCACCTCCTCCTGGCCCAACGTCTTCCTCCAGCTCCACATCCCCACCATGCTCGCCATGCTGGTCCTGTTCCGAATCTACGTCGCCATGGCCGCCCGCAAAGGCCACTTCTCCGGCTGGATGGGCTACCCCCTCGTCCTCATGTACGTCGCCTACCTCGTCATCCAGTACGCCGGGTCAATCGAGTAA
- the ruvB gene encoding Holliday junction branch migration DNA helicase RuvB has translation MATQRIVTAQSEGPVEEAVAQSLRPTRMGEYVGQARLVEKLTIALDAVRQRGEPMDHVLLHGPPGLGKTTLATIISQEMGANLVTTSGPALTRPTDLVGTLTRLAEGDVLFIDEIHRLPVVVEEYIYPAMEDFKIDFTLDQGMHAKAITLPIKPFTLIGATTRAGLLSGPMRSRFGLVHSLEFYTVEELLSILRRSAGLLGMLAEGSEDAGLLEGLKTIADRARGTPRIANRLLRRVRDFAQVRAAGKVTSRVVDEALALEGVDELGLDELDRKYLKVIGTVYEGGPVGLEAIAATLGEDSATLEELVEPFLLQIGFLARTRRGRALTARAAAHVGVELAERDEGLFE, from the coding sequence ATGGCGACGCAACGGATTGTGACGGCGCAGTCGGAGGGGCCGGTGGAGGAGGCGGTGGCGCAGTCGTTGCGGCCGACGCGGATGGGGGAGTATGTGGGTCAAGCGCGGCTGGTGGAGAAGCTGACGATCGCGTTGGATGCGGTTCGTCAGCGGGGTGAGCCGATGGATCATGTTTTGTTGCATGGCCCGCCTGGATTGGGCAAGACGACGCTGGCGACGATCATTTCGCAGGAGATGGGGGCGAATCTGGTGACGACATCGGGTCCGGCATTGACGCGGCCGACGGACCTGGTGGGGACGCTGACGCGGCTGGCGGAGGGGGATGTGCTGTTTATTGATGAGATTCATCGGTTGCCGGTGGTGGTGGAGGAGTACATCTACCCGGCGATGGAGGATTTCAAGATTGATTTCACGCTGGACCAGGGAATGCACGCGAAGGCGATCACACTGCCGATCAAGCCGTTTACGTTGATCGGGGCGACGACGCGGGCGGGGTTGTTGTCGGGTCCGATGCGGTCGCGGTTCGGGCTGGTGCACAGCCTGGAGTTTTATACGGTGGAGGAGCTGCTGAGCATCCTGAGGCGGAGTGCAGGGTTGCTGGGGATGTTGGCGGAGGGTTCGGAGGATGCGGGGTTGCTGGAGGGGCTCAAAACCATCGCGGATCGGGCGCGGGGGACGCCCCGGATCGCGAATCGGTTGCTCCGACGGGTGCGGGATTTTGCGCAGGTGCGTGCGGCGGGGAAGGTGACGAGCCGTGTGGTGGATGAGGCGCTGGCGCTCGAGGGCGTGGATGAGCTAGGGCTCGACGAGCTGGACCGGAAGTACCTGAAGGTGATCGGGACGGTGTACGAGGGCGGGCCGGTGGGGCTGGAGGCGATCGCGGCGACGCTGGGTGAGGACTCGGCGACGCTGGAGGAGCTGGTGGAGCCGTTTTTGTTGCAGATCGGTTTTCTGGCGCGGACGCGTCGGGGTCGGGCGCTGACAGCGCGGGCGGCGGCGCATGTGGGGGTGGAGCTGGCGGAGCGGGATGAGGGGTTGTTTGAGTGA
- a CDS encoding ATPase, T2SS/T4P/T4SS family has translation MPMLEIKTEDGTVRRFEFGSEKVTIGRHADNRIKLSDHRLSRFHCEISRVPDGYRLKDLGSRNGTMVGDRRVSEELLHSGSIFRAGHTVFRVLDGVAAKGGSKPRGRTSFPGGLGRRGPSQEAMAVADEMMMGTAAPAVAEAPSEVERGERTLGSLKALTKIGKPLTFDENRISLVNARGQTVHAADFESEYDSAGTALHLLRMSIYGCARTGASDIHIEPKSGSALLRLRIDGTMVNVTHLDERATSQMLALVKVLCDLDISKRDVIQEGHLAAELPDRRIDFRISLTPSRFGQKLVARVLDPHRCPSGLGDVMMPEQEQQAIRRAIARESGMLMICGPTGSGKTTTLYAALRELNATQRNIVTIEDPVEYELTGVTQIPVKPERDHTFANLLRSTLRQDPDVVVVGEIRDADTAKTAMQAANTGHLVMSTVHAQGSISTVIRLLDLGVEPYMVASSLTLVLAQRLVRVLCPRCRREVPMRDEDLARLGQVAANAKVRWEAVGCKACFSSGYNGRRAIFELMPLTDSVRDAVLGQVSMSGLKEAALAGGLRPMVQHGAELVVSGITSLEEVDRVSGEG, from the coding sequence ATGCCGATGCTTGAGATCAAGACTGAGGACGGGACGGTTCGGCGTTTCGAGTTTGGCTCGGAGAAGGTGACGATTGGTCGTCATGCGGACAACCGGATCAAGTTGAGTGACCATCGTCTGAGTCGGTTTCATTGCGAGATCAGCCGGGTTCCGGACGGGTATCGGTTGAAGGACCTGGGATCGAGGAACGGGACGATGGTGGGTGACCGACGTGTGTCGGAGGAGTTGCTGCATTCGGGGTCGATCTTTCGAGCGGGTCACACGGTGTTTCGGGTGCTGGATGGGGTGGCGGCGAAGGGCGGGAGTAAGCCGCGGGGTCGGACTTCGTTCCCGGGTGGATTGGGTCGTCGAGGGCCGAGTCAGGAGGCGATGGCGGTTGCTGACGAGATGATGATGGGCACGGCTGCGCCAGCGGTGGCCGAGGCGCCTTCGGAGGTTGAGCGGGGCGAGCGGACGCTGGGATCGCTGAAGGCGTTGACGAAGATTGGCAAGCCGCTGACGTTTGATGAGAACAGGATTTCGCTGGTGAATGCGCGGGGCCAGACGGTTCACGCGGCGGATTTTGAGTCGGAGTATGACAGCGCGGGGACGGCGTTGCATCTGCTGCGGATGTCGATTTACGGGTGTGCGCGCACGGGGGCGTCGGACATTCACATCGAGCCGAAGTCGGGGTCGGCGCTGCTGCGGTTGCGAATTGACGGCACGATGGTGAACGTCACGCACCTGGATGAGCGGGCGACTTCGCAGATGCTGGCGTTGGTGAAGGTGTTGTGTGATCTGGATATTTCCAAGCGTGATGTGATTCAGGAGGGGCATCTGGCGGCGGAGCTGCCGGACCGGCGGATTGATTTCCGGATCAGCCTGACGCCTTCGCGGTTTGGTCAGAAGCTGGTGGCCCGGGTGCTGGACCCGCATCGCTGTCCGAGCGGCTTGGGTGATGTGATGATGCCCGAGCAAGAGCAGCAGGCGATCCGGCGGGCGATTGCTCGTGAGAGCGGGATGCTGATGATCTGTGGGCCGACGGGGTCGGGGAAGACGACGACGTTGTATGCGGCGCTTCGGGAGTTGAACGCGACGCAGCGGAACATTGTGACGATCGAGGACCCGGTGGAGTATGAGTTGACGGGGGTGACGCAGATCCCGGTGAAGCCGGAGCGAGATCACACGTTTGCGAATCTGCTGAGGTCGACGCTTCGGCAGGACCCGGACGTGGTGGTGGTGGGTGAGATCCGGGATGCGGACACGGCGAAGACGGCGATGCAGGCGGCGAACACGGGGCATCTGGTGATGTCGACGGTTCACGCACAGGGGTCGATCAGCACCGTGATCCGGCTGCTTGATCTTGGGGTGGAGCCTTACATGGTGGCGTCGTCGTTGACGCTGGTGCTGGCGCAGCGGCTGGTTCGGGTGTTGTGCCCGCGGTGTCGTCGAGAGGTTCCGATGCGGGATGAGGACCTGGCGCGGCTGGGTCAGGTGGCGGCGAACGCGAAGGTTCGGTGGGAGGCGGTGGGTTGCAAGGCGTGTTTCAGTTCGGGTTACAACGGTCGTCGAGCGATTTTTGAGTTGATGCCGTTGACGGATTCGGTGCGAGATGCGGTTTTGGGTCAGGTGAGCATGTCGGGTTTGAAGGAGGCGGCGCTGGCGGGCGGGTTGCGGCCGATGGTGCAGCACGGCGCGGAGCTGGTGGTGTCGGGGATCACGTCGCTGGAGGAAGTGGATCGGGTGTCGGGGGAGGGTTGA
- the lysA gene encoding diaminopimelate decarboxylase codes for MTEAFVYRDGTLFAEGVSVEELVGGVGGVGTAAYVYSSAALLGRYRELCAAFAELTPIVCYSIKSCSNVHLIRLLAGAGCGMDVVSGGELYRARLGGADMGKVVFAGVGKTDHEIADAIEAGIGWFNIESEAEFENISRIAKRMGKTAKGALRINPDVDPKTPHAKTTTGKKESKFGVDIERAKRFFARYGKDEHLRLTAVHLHIGSPVYVTEPYGQAVAKAMELIVELRAEGFTIDAIDIGGGFGADYETGQTPAFKDYAEVIVPLLRAFKAGGGTVIVEPGRSIAANAGLLVSRVQYLKQGGSRKFVILDTGMHHLIRPTLYDAFHFIWPVRVGPDHVPVERKREMAMPSLEPCDVVGPICETGDYLALGWPMPAVARGDLVAVFSAGAYGMCMASHYNSLPRPVEVLVEGETWRVIREREVYEDLVRHEVSPRSPALT; via the coding sequence ATGACTGAGGCGTTTGTTTATCGGGATGGGACGTTGTTTGCGGAGGGGGTGTCGGTGGAGGAGCTGGTGGGGGGCGTTGGGGGGGTGGGGACGGCGGCTTATGTGTATTCGTCGGCGGCGCTGCTGGGGCGGTATCGGGAGTTGTGCGCGGCGTTTGCGGAGCTGACGCCGATCGTGTGTTACTCGATCAAGAGCTGCAGCAATGTGCATCTGATCCGGTTGCTGGCGGGGGCGGGGTGCGGGATGGATGTGGTGTCGGGGGGGGAGTTGTACCGGGCGCGGCTGGGGGGAGCGGACATGGGCAAGGTGGTGTTCGCGGGGGTGGGCAAGACGGACCACGAGATCGCGGACGCGATCGAGGCGGGGATCGGGTGGTTCAATATTGAGTCGGAGGCGGAGTTCGAGAACATCTCGCGGATCGCGAAGCGGATGGGCAAGACGGCGAAGGGGGCGCTGCGCATTAATCCGGATGTGGACCCGAAGACGCCTCATGCGAAGACGACGACGGGGAAGAAGGAGTCGAAGTTCGGGGTGGATATCGAGCGGGCGAAGCGGTTTTTCGCGCGGTATGGGAAGGATGAGCATCTGCGGCTGACGGCGGTGCATCTGCACATCGGGTCGCCTGTGTACGTGACGGAGCCTTACGGTCAGGCTGTGGCGAAGGCGATGGAGCTGATTGTGGAGCTGCGGGCGGAGGGGTTCACGATCGATGCAATTGATATTGGGGGCGGCTTCGGGGCGGACTATGAGACGGGTCAGACGCCGGCGTTTAAGGATTATGCGGAGGTGATCGTGCCGTTGCTGCGTGCGTTCAAGGCGGGGGGCGGGACGGTGATTGTGGAGCCGGGGCGGTCGATCGCGGCGAATGCGGGGTTGCTGGTGTCGCGGGTGCAGTATCTCAAGCAGGGCGGGAGCCGGAAGTTCGTGATTCTGGATACGGGGATGCATCATCTGATCCGGCCGACGTTGTATGACGCGTTTCACTTCATCTGGCCGGTTCGGGTGGGACCGGATCATGTTCCGGTGGAGCGGAAGCGGGAGATGGCGATGCCGTCGCTGGAGCCTTGCGATGTGGTGGGGCCGATCTGCGAGACGGGGGACTATCTGGCGCTGGGTTGGCCGATGCCGGCGGTGGCGCGGGGTGATCTGGTGGCGGTGTTTTCGGCGGGGGCGTATGGGATGTGCATGGCGAGTCATTACAACTCGCTGCCGAGGCCGGTGGAGGTGCTGGTCGAGGGTGAGACGTGGCGGGTGATCCGGGAGCGGGAGGTGTATGAGGATTTGGTGCGGCATGAGGTCTCCCCCCGCTCCCCCGCTTTGACCTAG